Proteins encoded together in one Porites lutea chromosome 2, jaPorLute2.1, whole genome shotgun sequence window:
- the LOC140925635 gene encoding uncharacterized protein produces the protein MIRQPSSVIIAGPSGSGKSELVEQWLRDLNVFQVPPKKIVYAYDRWQPRFERMQKKEGIQFHRGLPDPRHLAQWFGRTRGGVLVLDDLMEEGGQDKRVLDLFTKDSHHRNITVLYLTQDLFPPGKFAKTINRNAHYIVAFKNPRDQTGIRTILLQAFPDRWRQVLRLFKRITSRPFGYLMLDVHPASDDRYRLWSHLTRREGKAQVHTLPVDVPAVRKRAATRTRPGPSAKRRRTTT, from the coding sequence ATGATTCGACAGCCCAGTAGTGTGATTATCGCGGGCCCGTCGGGCAGTGGCAAGAGCGAGTTAGTGGAACAATGGTTACGGGACCTGAACGTGTTTCAAGTCCCACCCAAGAAGATCGTCTACGCGTACGACCGATGGCAACCCCGGTTTGAGCGTATGCAAAAGAAAGAGGGAATTCAGTTTCATCGCGGGTTACCGGACCCCCGTCATTTAGCCCAATGGTTTGGCCGGACGCGCGGTGGCGTGCTCGTCTTGGACGATTTGATGGAAGAAGGGGGACAGgacaaacgcgtgttggatTTGTTCACCAAAGATTCCCATCATCGCAATATCACCGTCTTGTATTTGACGCAAGATTTATTCCCACCGGGTAAATTTGCCAAGACCATTAATCGCAACGCGCATTACATTGTGGCCTTCAAGAACCCTCGGGATCAAACGGGCATACGCACCATTTTACTGCAAGCCTTTCCCGACCGATGGCGTCAAGTCTTGCGCCTATTTAAACGCATCACGTCCCGTCCCTTTGGCTATTTGATGTTGGATGTGCACCCGGCCTCGGATGATCGGTACCGCCTGTGGAGTCATTTAACGCGCCGAGAAGGCAAGGCACAAGTCCATACCCTGCCCGTGGATGTCCCTGCCGTTCGAAAACGAGCTGCAACGAGAACTCGCCCGGGTCCGTCGGcaaagagaaggcggacaacaaCGTGA